The following proteins come from a genomic window of Terribacillus aidingensis:
- the licT gene encoding BglG family transcription antiterminator LicT, with translation MKIEKILNNSVVVTRNDKNQELVVMGKGLAFKKKIGDPIDVSQIEKKFILEKSGVADKLETLLRDVSPFYLSIAAKIVEYARGHLPYDLDEYLYVALTDHLSFAISREKQGITLKNPLVWEIRKYYKQEYKIAWKALDIIEEDTGYHLREDEAASIALHLVNSQLTGEHMLTAVQVTEIVSNLLNIVTYYLKGNVDENSVNYERFLTHLRFFAVRFLRDERLPELAESFLYDQVRLKYKHAFQCTERMDIYLKEKFDSGLTQDEQLYLTVHIHRLTEQSQKNKSK, from the coding sequence ATGAAGATAGAAAAGATCCTGAACAATAGTGTTGTGGTTACAAGGAATGATAAAAATCAGGAACTGGTCGTGATGGGAAAAGGCTTGGCTTTCAAGAAGAAGATTGGAGATCCGATAGATGTATCTCAGATTGAGAAGAAATTCATCTTGGAAAAATCAGGTGTGGCCGATAAACTAGAGACACTTTTGCGGGATGTTTCTCCTTTTTATCTTTCTATTGCCGCTAAAATAGTAGAATATGCTCGCGGTCATCTCCCGTACGATTTGGATGAATATCTTTATGTAGCATTGACTGATCATCTTAGTTTTGCCATCAGCAGAGAGAAACAGGGTATTACCCTGAAGAACCCGCTTGTTTGGGAAATACGAAAATATTATAAGCAAGAATATAAGATTGCGTGGAAAGCGCTGGACATCATCGAAGAGGATACAGGCTATCATTTAAGGGAAGATGAAGCTGCATCCATCGCATTGCATTTGGTCAATAGTCAGCTGACAGGTGAACACATGCTGACGGCTGTACAAGTAACGGAAATAGTCAGCAACCTGCTGAATATAGTTACCTACTATTTGAAAGGTAATGTAGATGAGAACTCGGTCAATTATGAGAGATTCCTGACACACTTGCGTTTTTTTGCAGTACGTTTTCTGCGGGATGAGAGATTACCTGAACTGGCTGAATCATTCCTTTATGATCAAGTGCGGCTGAAGTACAAGCATGCATTTCAATGTACAGAAAGAATGGATATTTACTTAAAGGAAAAGTTTGATTCTGGACTTACACAGGATGAGCAATTGTATCTGACTGTCCATATACATCGCCTTACAGAACAGTCGCAGAAAAATAAAAGTAAATAA
- a CDS encoding malic enzyme-like NAD(P)-binding protein produces MSNLREDALRIHRENKGKLTMKSKIPVRNATDLSLAYSPGVAEPCKEIHQNKDDVYEYTMKGNMVAVVSDGSAVLGLGNIGPEASLPVMEGKSVLFQSFAGVDSFPIVLDTNDVDEIVRTVKLMAPTFGGVNLEDISAPRCFEIEERLKAETDIPVFHDDQHGTAIVTVAGLLNALKLVGKSFDNIKVVANGAGAAGIAIIELLHSLGVNNVIMCDSKGMIYEGRPEGMNKMKDRVAKITNRDRQEGSLSDAIKDADVFIGVSLANLLSKDDVRTMAKDPIIFAMANPDPEILPADAKEAGARVIGTGRSDFPNQVNNVLAFPGIFRGALDVRATGINEEMKIAAAKAIAELIDESDLNEDYVIPAPFDPRVAPAVAKAVAKAAMDTGVNRITVDPEEVAEKTRQLTIIDED; encoded by the coding sequence ATGAGTAATCTACGAGAAGATGCACTGAGAATACACCGCGAAAATAAAGGGAAACTGACGATGAAGTCGAAGATCCCTGTCCGTAATGCAACGGATTTGAGCCTTGCTTATTCTCCTGGTGTAGCTGAACCTTGTAAAGAAATCCACCAAAACAAGGATGACGTATACGAATACACAATGAAAGGCAACATGGTTGCAGTTGTCAGTGACGGCTCTGCCGTGCTTGGTCTTGGAAACATCGGTCCAGAAGCATCGCTTCCGGTAATGGAAGGAAAATCCGTCCTATTCCAAAGCTTCGCAGGAGTTGACAGCTTCCCAATCGTGCTTGACACAAATGACGTGGACGAAATCGTTCGCACTGTGAAATTGATGGCACCAACATTCGGCGGCGTGAACCTAGAGGACATCTCCGCTCCTCGCTGCTTCGAAATCGAAGAGCGCTTGAAAGCGGAAACGGACATTCCAGTATTCCATGATGATCAGCATGGTACTGCAATCGTAACGGTTGCTGGGTTGCTGAACGCATTGAAATTGGTTGGCAAAAGCTTCGATAACATCAAAGTGGTAGCTAACGGTGCTGGCGCTGCAGGTATCGCAATCATCGAATTGCTGCACAGCCTTGGTGTGAACAACGTTATCATGTGTGACTCCAAAGGTATGATTTACGAAGGCCGTCCAGAAGGCATGAACAAAATGAAAGACCGCGTAGCGAAAATCACGAACCGTGACCGTCAGGAAGGTAGCCTATCTGATGCGATCAAGGATGCGGACGTGTTCATCGGTGTATCTTTGGCAAACCTATTGTCAAAAGACGACGTACGCACTATGGCGAAGGATCCTATCATCTTCGCAATGGCTAATCCTGATCCGGAAATCCTGCCAGCTGATGCAAAAGAAGCAGGTGCCCGCGTAATCGGTACTGGCCGCTCTGACTTCCCGAATCAAGTGAATAACGTACTTGCCTTCCCTGGTATCTTCCGTGGTGCGCTGGATGTTCGCGCAACTGGCATCAACGAGGAAATGAAGATTGCAGCTGCTAAAGCGATCGCTGAATTGATCGACGAAAGCGATTTGAACGAAGACTACGTTATCCCAGCTCCATTCGATCCGCGTGTTGCTCCAGCTGTTGCTAAAGCAGTAGCGAAAGCTGCGATGGATACTGGCGTCAACCGCATTACAGTTGATCCAGAAGAAGTGGCTGAGAAAACGCGTCAGCTTACAATCATCGACGAAGACTAA